From a single Lolium rigidum isolate FL_2022 chromosome 7, APGP_CSIRO_Lrig_0.1, whole genome shotgun sequence genomic region:
- the LOC124677734 gene encoding cytochrome b561 and DOMON domain-containing protein At3g07570-like, with protein sequence MAGSVRLLLLCLLGFCVAVSHQKTDSCAGDLAVARLIPFDTSAFHCITLWKQEDFILRYKNTATNQWSFVLSAPDTRSWVSVGFSGKGNMVGSSAMVGWSSSSGGKAVAKEYYLQGRSPEAVTADDGKLTLVRNRTATVSRSDRLYLAFELSTDHPQPFLIYAVGNQGSLPSSPDFTLQEHRDMGSRGFNYASATLSSGGGGSSDAGFPAKRWHGLLSMMGWGVMLPIGMMVARYFRRQDPYWFYGHMAVQGVGFLVGIAAVVLGFRLDDDGLKNIFVHKAIGITILATASLQVTAVLARPDKMSKVRRFWNWYHHNIGRAAILLAIANVFLGLTIAKEVSAYIVSYGVFVAVWVVAVVAFEFKRYYEDDD encoded by the exons ATGGCGGGCTCCGtgcggctgctgctgctctgCCTCCTCGGCTTCTGCGTCGCGGTGAGCCACCAGAAGACGGACTCCTGCGCCGGGGACCTCGCCGTCGCGCGTCTCATCCCCTTCGACACCTCCGCCTTCCACTGCATCACCCTCTGGAAGCAAGAGGACTTCATCCTCAGG TACAAGAACACGGCGACGAACCAGTGGAGCTTCGTGCTGTCGGCGCCGGACACGAGATCCTGGGTGTCCGTCGGGTTCTCGGGCAAGGGGAACATGGTGGGGAGCAGCGCCATGGTGGGCTGGTCCTCCTCTTCGGGCGGCAAGGCCGTCGCCAAGGAGTACTACCTCCAGGGCAGGAGCCCCGAGGCCGTCACCGCGGACGACGGCAAGCTCACCCTGGTCAGGAACAGGACCGCCACCGTGTCCAGGTCCGACAGGCTCTACCTCGCCTTCGAGCTCAGCACCGACCACCCGCAGCCGTTCCTCATCTACGCCGTCGGCAACCAGGGCAGCCTCCCGTCCTCCCCGGACTTCACGCTGCAGGAGCACCGGGACATGGGATCCCGCGGATTCAACTACGCGTCCG CGACGCTctctagcggcggcggcgggtcgaGCGACGCGGGGTTCCCGGCCAAGAGGTGGCACGGGCTGCTCTCCATGATGGGCTGGGGCGTGATGCTGCCCATAGGCATGATGGTGGCGCGCTACTTCCGGCGCCAGGACCCCTACTGGTTCTACGGCCACATGGCCGTGCagggtgtcggcttcctcgtcggCATCGCGGCGGTCGTCCTCGGCTTCCGCCTCGACGACGACGGGCTCAAGAACATCTTCGTGCACAAGGCCATCGGCATCACCATCCTCGCCACGGCCTCGCTCCAG GTGACGGCGGTGCTGGCGCGGCCGGACAAGATGTCCAAGGTGCGCCGGTTCTGGAACTGGTACCACCACAACATCGGCCGCGCGGCGATCCTGCTGGCCATCGCCAACGTCTTCCTCGGCCTCACCATCGCCAAGGAGGTCAGCGCCTACATCGTCTCCTACGGCGTCTTCGTCGCCGTCTgggtcgtcgccgtcgtagcatTCGAGTTCAAGCGCTACTACGAGGACGACGACTAG